The uncultured Cohaesibacter sp. genome window below encodes:
- the phnL gene encoding phosphonate C-P lyase system protein PhnL: MPDTISSIVKTTPVLLTDVAKSFVMHLRGSVTIPVVSGVNFALRAGECAVLGGPSGVGKSSILKMIYGNYRADCGQIMVAYRDTMIDIAKAEPRTVLAIRRETVGYVSQFLRAMPRVPALDVAAEALVGQGEGLAEARLKAGEMLARLNLPETLWQLPPATFSGGEQQRVNIARGFLTDHPVLLLDEPTASLDAANRAVVIDLIREKKRKGVALLGIFHDEDVREQIADAIIDVAHFAERAKRKGQSQSPMVGRPLELT, translated from the coding sequence ATGCCAGATACCATTTCTTCCATCGTCAAGACGACCCCGGTGCTGCTGACCGATGTCGCCAAGAGCTTTGTCATGCATCTGCGCGGATCTGTGACCATTCCCGTGGTCTCCGGGGTCAATTTCGCCCTGCGCGCCGGTGAATGTGCCGTGCTCGGTGGCCCATCCGGGGTAGGCAAAAGCTCCATCCTCAAGATGATCTACGGCAACTACCGTGCCGACTGTGGGCAGATCATGGTCGCCTATCGCGATACGATGATCGACATCGCCAAGGCCGAACCGCGTACAGTTCTAGCCATCCGCCGCGAGACGGTTGGCTATGTCAGCCAGTTCCTGCGCGCCATGCCGCGGGTTCCTGCGCTCGATGTTGCCGCCGAGGCGCTGGTGGGGCAGGGGGAAGGCCTCGCCGAAGCCCGCCTCAAGGCGGGGGAAATGCTCGCCCGCCTCAATCTGCCAGAAACCCTGTGGCAATTGCCGCCAGCGACCTTTTCCGGTGGCGAGCAGCAAAGGGTCAACATCGCCCGCGGCTTTCTCACCGACCACCCTGTGCTGCTGCTTGATGAACCGACCGCCTCGCTGGATGCTGCAAACCGTGCTGTTGTCATCGACCTTATTCGCGAAAAGAAGCGGAAGGGCGTGGCACTGCTCGGGATCTTCCATGATGAGGACGTGCGCGAGCAAATTGCAGATGCCATCATAGATGTTGCCCATTTTGCCGAACGGGCAAAGAGAAAGGGCCAGAGCCAGAGTCCGATGGTTGGCAGGCCTTTGGAATTGACCTGA
- the phnK gene encoding phosphonate C-P lyase system protein PhnK: MGEKPLLQVRSVSKYYGRRVGCEDISFDLWPGEVLAIVGESGSGKTTLLDCISTRMIPTSGMVNYRMRDGTMREVFRLGEAEKRFLMRTDWGFVHQNPADGLRMTVSAGANVGERLMAIGKRHYGDIRETAADWLEQVEIARDRIDDQPRAFSGGMRQRLQIARNLVTGPRLVFMDEPTGGLDVSVQARLLDLLRGLVAELGLAAIVVTHDLAVARLLSHRMVVMKEGRVIETGLTDRVLDDPQAPYTQLLISSILQV, from the coding sequence TTGGGCGAGAAGCCGTTGCTGCAGGTGCGCTCGGTGTCGAAATACTACGGCCGCCGGGTCGGCTGCGAGGATATCAGCTTTGATCTCTGGCCCGGTGAAGTGCTGGCCATCGTGGGGGAATCCGGTTCGGGCAAGACCACGCTGCTCGATTGTATTTCGACCCGTATGATCCCAACCTCGGGCATGGTCAACTATCGCATGCGTGACGGCACCATGCGCGAGGTGTTCCGGCTGGGTGAAGCGGAAAAGCGCTTCCTGATGCGCACGGACTGGGGCTTTGTCCATCAGAATCCGGCCGATGGTCTGCGCATGACGGTGTCCGCCGGGGCCAACGTCGGGGAACGCCTCATGGCGATTGGCAAACGTCATTATGGCGATATCCGCGAGACCGCCGCAGACTGGCTGGAACAGGTCGAAATCGCTCGGGACCGTATTGATGACCAGCCGCGCGCCTTTTCCGGTGGCATGCGCCAGCGCTTGCAGATTGCCCGCAATCTGGTGACCGGCCCGCGCCTGGTCTTCATGGACGAGCCGACCGGTGGCCTTGATGTGTCGGTGCAGGCACGCCTGCTTGACCTCTTGCGAGGTCTTGTGGCCGAGCTGGGGCTGGCCGCCATTGTCGTGACCCACGATCTGGCCGTCGCCCGTCTTTTGTCCCATCGGATGGTGGTCATGAAAGAGGGGCGGGTGATCGAAACCGGCCTCACTGACCGGGTGCTCGATGATCCTCAGGCGCCCTACACCCAACTTCTCATCTCGTCCATACTTCAGGTCTAG
- the phnE gene encoding phosphonate ABC transporter, permease protein PhnE, with protein MKSPVELSAASVATERHWQELSRKRRFYTYLSLAILLVALFGSLWFANETNAGKFFDRLPYFFDFFGDMIPRDGWEIWRALFDLPSPYFDGSLKFNYPEGRVYLIGALYLPEYVYKMLETINIAIFSTLIGFFLGFVLCFLAASNLTTQKWLRFVVRRILEVLRAFPEIVIAGFFVAVLTIGAVPAMIAVAIHTVGSLGKMFFEVVENADMKADEGLRAVGANWVERVWFGIVPQVLPNFLSYALLRLEINVRASTIIGAVGGGGIGEALRLSISRGHEAKTLAIILLLFVTIIAIDQVSAWLRKKIVGNQAFAFGASM; from the coding sequence ATGAAATCACCCGTCGAATTGTCTGCTGCCAGCGTGGCAACCGAGCGACACTGGCAGGAGCTCAGCCGCAAGAGGCGCTTCTATACCTATCTTTCTCTGGCCATCCTTCTGGTGGCGCTGTTCGGGTCGCTGTGGTTTGCCAACGAGACCAACGCAGGCAAGTTTTTCGACCGGCTGCCTTATTTCTTCGATTTTTTCGGTGACATGATCCCGCGTGATGGCTGGGAAATCTGGCGCGCCCTGTTCGATCTGCCTTCGCCCTATTTCGACGGCAGCTTGAAGTTCAACTACCCCGAAGGGCGGGTCTATCTGATCGGGGCGCTCTATCTGCCCGAATATGTCTACAAGATGCTTGAGACGATCAACATCGCCATTTTCTCGACCCTCATTGGCTTCTTCCTCGGCTTTGTCTTGTGCTTCCTTGCCGCCAGCAACCTGACTACGCAGAAATGGCTGCGCTTTGTCGTTCGTCGCATTCTGGAAGTACTGCGAGCCTTTCCTGAGATCGTGATTGCCGGCTTCTTCGTTGCGGTTCTGACCATCGGAGCGGTTCCGGCGATGATTGCCGTGGCCATCCATACGGTTGGCTCGCTTGGCAAGATGTTCTTCGAAGTGGTGGAGAACGCCGACATGAAGGCGGACGAGGGCTTGCGGGCCGTCGGCGCCAATTGGGTCGAGCGGGTCTGGTTCGGTATCGTGCCACAAGTGCTGCCGAACTTCCTGTCCTATGCGCTGCTGCGGCTGGAAATCAACGTGCGTGCCTCCACCATCATCGGTGCCGTTGGCGGCGGCGGTATTGGCGAGGCCCTGCGCCTGTCGATTTCCCGCGGTCATGAAGCCAAGACGCTGGCAATCATCCTGCTGCTGTTCGTCACCATCATTGCCATTGATCAGGTCTCGGCATGGTTGCGCAAGAAGATCGTCGGCAATCAGGCCTTTGCCTTTGGCGCCAGCATGTAG
- the phnD gene encoding phosphonate ABC transporter substrate-binding protein — protein sequence MFKKIVLAAASVAALVAGAAAPSVAAEKEFRIGILGGENEADRLRNFQCMVDKLPEVLGVEKVSLFPSADYDGTIQGLLGGTLDYAELGASGYAKTYLANPDAVEPILTTVQMDGSTGYHSVMVARKDSGMTDVMEMKGKKLGFADPDSTSGFLVPSVTLPEAIGAPVNEFFGSTGFGGGHENLVLEVVKGTFDAGTTWASGVGKFEDGYTSGNLRKMVDKGILDMNDLVQLWISPLIPNGPVVVRSTLDADVKAKFKAFMMNMPEADPACFSAIQGGDYKGFTEVNVDFYKAIIAARKAKIGS from the coding sequence ATGTTCAAGAAAATTGTTCTTGCCGCAGCTTCTGTGGCTGCGCTGGTTGCCGGCGCTGCTGCTCCTTCCGTCGCAGCTGAAAAAGAATTCCGCATCGGCATTCTGGGTGGCGAAAACGAAGCCGACCGTCTGCGCAACTTCCAGTGCATGGTCGACAAGCTGCCTGAAGTTCTGGGCGTTGAAAAAGTGTCGCTGTTTCCGTCTGCCGACTACGACGGAACCATTCAGGGCCTGCTGGGCGGCACGCTCGATTACGCCGAGCTGGGCGCTTCCGGCTATGCCAAGACCTATCTAGCCAACCCGGACGCAGTTGAGCCGATCCTGACCACGGTTCAGATGGACGGCTCCACTGGCTATCACTCTGTCATGGTTGCCCGCAAGGACTCCGGCATGACCGACGTGATGGAAATGAAGGGCAAGAAACTCGGCTTTGCCGATCCTGACTCCACCTCTGGTTTCCTCGTTCCTTCCGTAACCCTGCCAGAAGCCATCGGTGCTCCGGTCAACGAATTCTTCGGCTCCACCGGCTTCGGTGGTGGTCATGAGAACCTCGTTCTTGAAGTCGTCAAGGGGACCTTCGACGCTGGCACCACCTGGGCTTCGGGCGTTGGCAAATTCGAAGACGGCTACACTTCCGGCAACCTGCGCAAGATGGTCGACAAGGGTATCCTGGACATGAACGATCTGGTGCAGCTCTGGATTTCTCCGCTGATCCCGAACGGTCCGGTTGTTGTGCGTTCGACGCTTGATGCGGACGTCAAGGCAAAGTTCAAGGCCTTCATGATGAACATGCCAGAAGCCGATCCGGCTTGCTTCTCTGCCATTCAGGGTGGCGACTACAAGGGCTTCACCGAAGTCAACGTCGACTTCTACAAGGCGATCATTGCCGCCCGCAAGGCAAAGATCGGCTCTTAA
- a CDS encoding DapH/DapD/GlmU-related protein, with product MNNDNHSGENGTETPKKKLHKLGVAPTIHPNAEVTGSTLGRYTEVGDRTLISESTLGDYSYIERDGNIWCATIGKFANIAQAVRINAPNHPYWRATLHHFTYRANAYFDDCEQEESFIDWRRDHRVTIGHDVWIGHGATILPGVTIGDGAIIGAGAVVSRDVPDYMIVGGVPANPIRSRFSPEIIRDLKDLAWWDWSHEALRAALDDFRNLSVEAFVEKYK from the coding sequence ATGAACAACGACAATCACTCGGGCGAGAATGGCACGGAGACGCCAAAGAAGAAGCTGCACAAGCTAGGCGTTGCACCGACCATTCATCCCAACGCCGAAGTGACCGGCTCCACGCTTGGTCGCTATACCGAGGTGGGAGATCGGACTCTGATCTCCGAGAGCACCCTTGGCGATTATTCCTACATCGAGCGTGATGGCAATATCTGGTGTGCCACCATCGGCAAGTTCGCCAACATCGCGCAGGCGGTGCGGATCAACGCCCCCAACCATCCCTATTGGCGGGCAACCCTGCATCACTTCACCTACCGTGCCAATGCCTATTTCGACGATTGCGAGCAGGAAGAAAGCTTCATTGACTGGCGCCGCGATCATCGTGTGACGATCGGACATGACGTCTGGATTGGCCACGGTGCGACGATCCTGCCCGGCGTGACCATCGGAGATGGCGCGATCATCGGGGCTGGTGCTGTGGTCAGTCGTGACGTGCCCGACTACATGATCGTCGGTGGCGTCCCGGCCAATCCAATCCGCTCGCGCTTTTCGCCGGAAATCATTCGTGACCTCAAGGATCTGGCCTGGTGGGACTGGTCACATGAAGCTCTCCGTGCAGCTCTTGACGATTTTCGCAATCTGTCGGTTGAAGCCTTTGTCGAAAAATACAAATAG
- a CDS encoding carbon-phosphorus lyase complex subunit PhnI, translated as MYVAVKGGEAAIKAAHDLLADRRRGNRSLPAITLEQITEQMALAVDRVMSEGALYDRELAALAIKQARGDMIEAIFLMRAYRTTLPRLGYSQPINTGKMTIERRISATFKDLPGGQILGPTFDYTHRLLDPSLATDEAVPAPQATELPEDHGKEPMPRVSDLIAGEGLMEPDSAAPQYGSDWDEPGDLTRKPMQFPMERDLRLQALSRGDEGFLLSLGYSTQRGFGRSHPFAGEIRIGEVDVEMEVPELGFAVSLGRIQVSECQMVNQFKGSKTVPPQFTRGYGLVFGQSERKAMSMALCDRALRARELDEDILAPAQDEEFVISHADNVQATGFVEHLKLPHYVDFQAELKLVRRMQSEFFDTNSQKDADQEQEAAQ; from the coding sequence ATGTATGTAGCTGTAAAAGGCGGCGAAGCCGCCATCAAGGCCGCCCACGATTTGCTGGCGGACAGGCGTCGTGGCAATCGCTCGCTGCCAGCCATCACGCTGGAGCAGATCACCGAACAGATGGCTCTGGCCGTCGACCGCGTGATGAGCGAGGGCGCTCTCTATGACCGGGAGCTGGCCGCATTGGCCATCAAGCAGGCCCGCGGTGACATGATTGAAGCCATTTTCCTGATGCGCGCCTACCGCACCACGTTGCCACGCCTTGGCTATTCCCAACCGATCAATACGGGAAAAATGACCATCGAGCGCCGCATTTCGGCGACCTTCAAGGACTTGCCCGGTGGCCAGATTCTCGGGCCGACCTTCGACTATACGCACCGTTTGCTCGACCCATCGCTGGCAACGGATGAAGCTGTGCCCGCACCGCAGGCTACGGAATTGCCGGAAGATCATGGCAAGGAGCCGATGCCCCGTGTTTCCGATCTGATTGCGGGCGAGGGGCTGATGGAACCGGATAGCGCTGCGCCGCAATACGGCAGCGATTGGGATGAGCCGGGTGACCTGACGCGCAAGCCGATGCAATTCCCCATGGAGCGGGATCTGCGTCTGCAGGCCCTGTCGCGTGGGGACGAGGGCTTCCTGTTGTCACTGGGCTATTCGACCCAGCGCGGTTTTGGCCGCAGCCACCCCTTCGCCGGAGAAATCCGCATCGGCGAAGTGGACGTCGAGATGGAGGTGCCGGAGCTGGGATTTGCCGTCTCGCTCGGGCGCATTCAGGTCAGCGAGTGCCAAATGGTCAACCAGTTCAAAGGGTCAAAGACCGTGCCGCCGCAGTTCACCCGTGGGTATGGGCTGGTGTTTGGCCAGTCCGAGCGCAAGGCCATGTCGATGGCTCTTTGCGATCGCGCCTTGCGGGCAAGGGAACTGGATGAAGACATTCTCGCGCCAGCGCAGGACGAGGAATTCGTCATCTCCCATGCGGACAATGTTCAGGCTACAGGCTTTGTTGAGCATCTCAAGTTGCCCCATTATGTCGACTTCCAGGCCGAGCTGAAGCTGGTGCGCCGCATGCAATCGGAATTCTTTGATACCAATTCGCAAAAGGATGCGGATCAGGAACAGGAGGCGGCTCAATGA
- the phnH gene encoding phosphonate C-P lyase system protein PhnH, with translation MTRTSFSRTQPDASLEAMQGGLGEPVYQSQRIFRSLMDAMARPGTIKPVATDARPPFPMLPLTAAVLATMADADTPVWLDGTMKDNGALKDWLTFYVGAPLADEPDVATFAVLSGKRDMPALESFAKGLQDYPDRSATLLIQVERLGNKPDWSLSGPGIKDTQLLTVSQLSPLFVAQWQENHKLFPRGVDVVFIAPDAIVCLPRTTAITLGHPASSDKQDH, from the coding sequence ATGACACGAACAAGTTTCAGCAGGACACAGCCGGATGCCAGCCTCGAGGCGATGCAGGGCGGATTGGGTGAACCGGTCTATCAGTCCCAGCGCATTTTCCGCAGTCTCATGGACGCCATGGCTCGCCCCGGAACCATCAAGCCTGTTGCAACGGATGCCCGTCCGCCGTTTCCGATGTTGCCACTGACGGCCGCCGTTCTGGCGACCATGGCCGATGCTGATACGCCGGTCTGGCTGGATGGAACCATGAAGGACAATGGCGCTCTCAAAGACTGGCTGACGTTCTATGTCGGAGCGCCCCTCGCTGACGAACCGGACGTAGCCACCTTTGCCGTGCTCTCCGGCAAGCGGGACATGCCGGCGCTGGAGAGCTTTGCCAAGGGTTTGCAGGACTACCCGGACCGCTCGGCTACCCTGCTCATTCAGGTCGAGCGCCTTGGCAACAAGCCTGACTGGAGCCTTTCGGGGCCGGGCATCAAGGACACGCAATTGCTGACGGTCTCGCAGCTTTCCCCTTTGTTCGTTGCCCAGTGGCAGGAGAACCACAAGCTGTTCCCGCGTGGTGTTGACGTCGTTTTCATCGCCCCGGACGCGATCGTCTGTCTGCCCCGAACCACCGCGATAACGCTTGGTCACCCGGCATCGTCTGACAAGCAGGATCATTGA
- the phnE gene encoding phosphonate ABC transporter, permease protein PhnE codes for MNTIAATDMQDIIARYPAVFNPGFFKRFRGLLIFIAIVIYAFVGSSFLHIGKVFSNGNWDIAGAYLADWISYEARPDVKFENGYLSIEFPRFSPLGANPQPDWIVKTIETKQITPEAEVFESAAPAQAFSFMAPDAPTAQRPAEPVKPSSSFSFMAPDAPTADNPANVGKSTGAAKTEMKSVTTQADITIGNGHVVIVPGRVTITRGDETLVIDVERDKAVHPRGTLPDWAEQKYENEKVVARFGFDGRVEVQNYKVKVHHRFLGWENFIFDTNSPFWNKSAGEVLGLITSGERIKPDQSNLMLALDNFFNNAEWQHGDVWIKLMQTIVMAFVGTLFASLIAFPLSFMAARNITPNRFVNQVIKRFFDFLRSVDMLIWALFFTRAFGPGPLAGISAIFFTDTGTLGKLNSETLENIDDKQREGVKSLGASPVLVQRYGVVPQILPVFLSQSLYFWESNTRSATIIGAVGAGGIGLKLWEAMRTNQDWENVFYMVILILIVVYVFDTISNKLRSKLTKG; via the coding sequence ATGAACACCATTGCAGCCACAGACATGCAGGACATAATCGCGCGCTATCCGGCGGTCTTCAATCCGGGCTTCTTCAAGCGCTTTCGCGGGCTTCTGATTTTCATCGCCATTGTCATCTATGCCTTTGTCGGATCTAGCTTTCTGCATATCGGCAAGGTCTTTTCGAATGGCAATTGGGACATTGCCGGAGCCTATCTGGCCGACTGGATCTCTTATGAAGCCCGCCCGGACGTCAAGTTCGAGAATGGTTACCTGAGCATCGAGTTTCCTCGCTTTTCGCCGCTCGGCGCCAATCCGCAACCGGACTGGATCGTCAAGACCATCGAGACAAAACAGATCACTCCCGAGGCGGAAGTCTTTGAATCCGCAGCGCCGGCTCAGGCATTCTCCTTCATGGCACCAGACGCGCCGACGGCACAAAGGCCAGCCGAGCCCGTCAAGCCATCCTCAAGCTTTTCCTTCATGGCACCAGATGCCCCGACGGCCGACAATCCCGCCAATGTAGGCAAATCGACGGGGGCAGCCAAGACGGAAATGAAGTCAGTGACCACACAGGCGGATATCACCATCGGCAATGGCCATGTGGTCATTGTTCCGGGGCGGGTCACCATCACCCGGGGTGATGAGACGCTGGTCATCGATGTGGAACGTGACAAGGCTGTTCATCCGCGCGGTACCCTGCCTGACTGGGCAGAACAGAAATATGAAAATGAGAAGGTCGTCGCCCGCTTCGGCTTCGACGGTCGCGTCGAGGTTCAGAACTACAAGGTCAAGGTCCACCACAGGTTCCTTGGCTGGGAGAATTTCATTTTCGATACCAACTCGCCTTTCTGGAACAAGAGTGCAGGTGAGGTGCTGGGTCTGATCACCTCCGGCGAGCGGATCAAGCCGGATCAGTCCAACCTAATGCTGGCCCTCGACAATTTCTTCAACAATGCGGAGTGGCAGCATGGCGACGTCTGGATCAAGTTGATGCAGACCATCGTCATGGCCTTCGTCGGCACGCTGTTCGCTTCGCTGATCGCCTTTCCACTGTCCTTCATGGCGGCCAGAAACATCACGCCCAACCGCTTCGTCAATCAGGTCATCAAGCGCTTTTTCGATTTTCTGCGCTCGGTCGACATGCTGATCTGGGCGTTGTTCTTCACTCGCGCCTTCGGGCCGGGGCCGCTGGCTGGCATCTCGGCAATCTTCTTCACCGACACCGGCACCCTGGGCAAGCTCAACTCAGAAACGCTTGAGAATATCGACGACAAGCAGCGCGAGGGCGTCAAGTCGCTGGGCGCAAGCCCCGTGCTGGTGCAGCGCTATGGCGTTGTGCCGCAGATTCTGCCGGTATTCCTGTCCCAATCGCTCTATTTCTGGGAATCCAACACGCGCTCGGCAACGATCATCGGTGCTGTCGGGGCAGGGGGGATCGGCCTCAAGCTTTGGGAAGCCATGCGCACCAATCAGGACTGGGAGAATGTCTTCTACATGGTGATCCTCATCCTGATTGTCGTCTATGTGTTCGACACGATTTCCAACAAGCTGCGCTCCAAGCTGACCAAGGGCTGA
- the phnC gene encoding phosphonate ABC transporter ATP-binding protein, which produces MLELTNVSRRFGANTAVDSVTVSIPQGQMVGVIGRSGAGKSTLLRMINRLIDPSEGTIRFGDKRVSGLKGRELRDWQRDCAMIFQQFNLVPRLDVLTNVLLGRLNHRNTILNLLNIFSAEERAEALMALERLGIEQTALQRAGTLSGGQQQRVAIARALMQSPKVILADEPIASLDPLNAKIVMDSLRDINERDGITVVTNLHTLDTARTYCERVIGMFHGKVVFDGPASDLTNDAVKMIYGSTEGAEISEAITSTSIPVSPVTRGAMVAPMVAAEIASPA; this is translated from the coding sequence ATGCTGGAATTGACGAATGTGTCACGTCGTTTTGGGGCCAACACGGCTGTCGATTCAGTCACCGTCTCCATTCCCCAAGGACAGATGGTCGGTGTCATCGGTCGATCCGGCGCAGGCAAGTCGACCCTGTTGAGAATGATCAATCGTCTGATCGATCCCTCGGAGGGGACCATCCGTTTCGGCGACAAGAGGGTCTCCGGCCTCAAGGGGCGCGAGTTGCGTGACTGGCAACGAGACTGTGCCATGATCTTTCAGCAGTTCAATCTCGTGCCACGCCTTGATGTTCTGACCAATGTCCTGCTTGGCCGCCTCAACCACCGCAATACGATCCTCAATCTTCTAAATATCTTTTCCGCTGAAGAGCGCGCAGAAGCCCTGATGGCGCTGGAGCGTCTCGGCATCGAGCAGACTGCCTTGCAGCGGGCAGGGACCCTTTCTGGCGGCCAGCAGCAGCGCGTTGCCATCGCGCGCGCCCTTATGCAGAGCCCCAAGGTCATTCTTGCTGACGAACCGATCGCCTCCCTTGACCCTCTGAATGCCAAGATCGTGATGGACAGCCTCAGGGATATCAACGAACGCGATGGCATTACGGTTGTGACCAACCTGCATACGCTCGATACGGCGCGCACCTATTGCGAGCGCGTGATCGGCATGTTCCATGGCAAGGTCGTGTTCGACGGGCCAGCTTCGGACCTCACCAACGACGCCGTGAAAATGATTTACGGCTCGACCGAGGGGGCTGAAATCTCCGAGGCCATCACCTCCACATCCATTCCGGTATCACCAGTCACCAGAGGCGCAATGGTTGCTCCCATGGTCGCTGCAGAGATCGCTTCGCCAGCGTAA
- a CDS encoding alpha-D-ribose 1-methylphosphonate 5-phosphate C-P-lyase PhnJ, which translates to MTFATLHDIEAQQGAIADYNFAYLDEQTKRMIRRAILKGIAIPGYQVPFASREMPMPYGWGTGGVQVTASIIGPDDTLKVIDQGADDTTNAVSIRAFFARMAKVRTTTHTTEATVIQTRHRIPEEPLHEGQVIVFQVPIPEPLRFLEPRETETRKMHAVEDYGLMHVKLYEDIAQKGHIATNYAYPVKVKGRYIMDPSPTPKFDNPKMHRSEALQLYGAGREMRIYAIPPYTDVVSLDFEDYPFEIQHFEEPCALCGGTGVFLDEVILDDQGGRMFVCSDSDYCEDRRAHGHRGALSPDILGGRSAEGDREGTKA; encoded by the coding sequence ATGACGTTCGCGACCCTTCATGACATCGAGGCGCAACAGGGCGCCATCGCCGACTACAACTTCGCCTATCTTGATGAACAGACCAAGCGCATGATCCGTCGGGCCATCCTCAAGGGCATCGCCATTCCCGGCTATCAGGTGCCCTTTGCCAGCCGCGAAATGCCCATGCCCTATGGCTGGGGCACCGGCGGGGTGCAGGTGACCGCCTCCATCATTGGCCCGGATGACACCCTCAAGGTGATCGATCAGGGGGCGGACGATACCACCAACGCAGTGTCCATCCGCGCCTTCTTTGCCCGGATGGCCAAGGTCAGAACGACGACCCATACCACCGAGGCAACCGTCATCCAGACCCGCCACCGCATTCCGGAAGAACCACTGCATGAGGGACAGGTGATTGTCTTTCAGGTGCCGATCCCGGAACCGCTGCGCTTTCTGGAGCCGCGCGAGACCGAAACCCGCAAGATGCATGCAGTGGAAGACTATGGCCTCATGCATGTGAAGCTCTATGAGGATATAGCCCAGAAGGGCCACATCGCCACCAACTATGCCTATCCGGTCAAGGTCAAGGGGCGCTACATCATGGACCCGTCACCGACCCCGAAATTCGATAACCCGAAGATGCACAGGAGTGAGGCGTTGCAGCTTTATGGCGCTGGGCGCGAAATGCGCATCTATGCCATCCCGCCCTATACCGATGTCGTGAGCCTCGACTTCGAGGACTACCCCTTCGAGATACAGCATTTCGAAGAACCCTGCGCCCTTTGCGGTGGGACGGGCGTGTTTCTCGATGAGGTCATTCTTGATGATCAGGGCGGGCGCATGTTCGTCTGCTCCGACAGTGACTATTGCGAAGACCGCCGCGCCCATGGCCATCGCGGCGCCTTGTCGCCGGACATCTTGGGTGGCAGGTCTGCAGAGGGAGACAGAGAAGGAACGAAAGCATGA
- a CDS encoding DUF1045 domain-containing protein, producing the protein MPRYAIFYAPLAEDPLNTAAAEWLGRDVFTGKALECCSPVEGLDDDAFAALVSDARRYGFHGTLKAPFELAEGKTIEELEVALASYASTQQPFLLPRFVIGRLGAFFALRPAEPSTELKQLASSLVQEFDGFRAPLEDKDIARRNPERLTESQRHNLFTWGYPYIFDDFRFHMTLTNPVPDALAPAFTEALQSHFAPVITEPRALLSLSLYEEPERGAPFAVRQQVRIG; encoded by the coding sequence GTGCCCCGCTACGCCATCTTTTACGCCCCGCTTGCCGAAGACCCGCTCAACACGGCTGCTGCCGAATGGCTGGGCAGGGATGTCTTTACCGGCAAGGCGTTGGAGTGCTGTTCGCCGGTGGAAGGCCTTGACGATGACGCCTTTGCGGCTCTTGTCTCCGACGCCCGCCGTTATGGCTTCCACGGAACCCTCAAGGCACCCTTCGAGCTTGCGGAGGGCAAGACGATCGAGGAATTGGAAGTCGCGCTTGCAAGCTATGCTTCGACGCAGCAGCCCTTCTTGCTGCCAAGATTTGTCATCGGCCGGTTGGGGGCGTTTTTCGCCCTGAGACCGGCAGAACCCTCCACCGAACTCAAGCAACTGGCCTCCAGCCTCGTGCAGGAGTTTGATGGCTTCCGCGCGCCGCTCGAAGACAAGGACATTGCCCGACGCAACCCGGAACGCCTGACCGAAAGCCAGCGGCACAACCTCTTTACCTGGGGCTATCCCTATATTTTCGATGATTTCCGCTTCCACATGACCCTGACCAATCCCGTGCCCGATGCACTGGCTCCGGCTTTCACCGAAGCGCTACAGTCCCATTTCGCACCGGTCATCACCGAGCCGCGCGCACTCCTCTCGCTCTCGCTTTATGAAGAACCTGAACGCGGTGCCCCGTTTGCCGTCCGCCAGCAGGTCCGGATCGGTTAG